From Glycine soja cultivar W05 chromosome 4, ASM419377v2, whole genome shotgun sequence, the proteins below share one genomic window:
- the LOC114408873 gene encoding ethylene-responsive transcription factor ERF016-like, which yields MDMENNNHAMAAGASSDSNTTTDHPTPKSSSCVNDNNKLYKGVRKRKWGKWVSEIRLPNSRERIWLGSYDSPEKAARAFDAALYCLRGRHANFNFPNTPCNMDTTNAPHQSLTPQEIQEVAANFANQAPLLQKPQEPLEYKCEMKVTQQKTPQLSGGGGNSSSFGSKSSCKSDSKQDSTGTSTNTTCTPTTTASSCSTTMYECDGTVQVDHGDMDWTFLNVFDYSNEVFPVVGSDYDLHNSELHKMHSGSGELLYSTPFDQGYEQLIEADHDDDDPFSHQSFLWNWNF from the coding sequence ATGGACATGGAGAACAATAATCATGCCATGGCTGCAGGTGCTAGTAGTGATTCTAACACTACTACTGATCACCCCACCCCAAAATCTTCTTCTTGTGTTAATGATAACAACAAGTTATACAAAGGGGTGAGAAAGCGAAAGTGGGGGAAATGGGTTTCTGAAATAAGGCTTCCCAATAGCCGTGAACGCATATGGCTAGGGTCTTATGACTCTCCTGAAAAAGCAGCGCGAGCCTTCGATGCTGCCCTTTACTGTCTACGTGGCCGCCATGCCAATTTCAATTTCCCCAACACACCTTGCAACATGGACACTACCAATGCTCCTCACCAATCTCTTACCCCACAAGAGATTCAAGAGGTTGCTGCTAATTTCGCAAACCAGGCCCCACTACTACAAAAACCTCAAGAACCATTGGAATACAAGTGTGAGATGAAGGTTACCCAACAAAAAACCCCTCAACTTAGTGGGGGTGGTGGTAATTCTTCATCGTTTGGTTCAAAGTCGTCATGTAAATCAGACAGCAAACAAGATAGTACTGGTACTAGTACTAATACTACTTGTACCCCCACCACCACTGCCTCGTCATGTTCTACTACTATGTATGAATGTGATGGAACGGTGCAAGTGGACCATGGGGACATGGATTGGACATTCTTGAACGTATTTGATTATTCCAATGAGGTGTTTCCTGTTGTTGGATCCGACTATGATCTCCATAATTCTGAGCTACACAAGATGCACTCAGGTTCAGGTGAGTTATTGTATTCCACTCCTTTTGATCAGGGTTACGAACAATTAATTGAAGctgatcatgatgatgatgaccctTTTTCTCACCAATCATTCCTTTGGAATTGGAACTTTTGA